The nucleotide sequence ACGCACAAACCAGCAGGAGGGTGGGAGCATGAGTTGGGCATCGTTTCTTTCCAAGGCCGTGTCCGTGGTCAAGGCCGTCGCCACCGCCGCCCCGGCCGTGGCCGCCCTGACGGCCACCGTCACCTCGGCCGCCTCCTGGGCCGTGCAAAGCGCCAAGACCGCCGTCAACTGGGTCTCGGACACGGTTTCCACGGCATCGGCCTTCGTCAAGGAGACGGCCTCCACGGTGGCCTCCATGACGGCGAACATTTCCTCGGCCACGGGCGAGTCCCTGACGAACATGATCGCGGACACGGCCTCCTACCTGGCCACGCAAGCCGGCACGGCCGTGTCCTGGGCGGCGGACAAGGTCGTCACGGCCTACGAATGGACCAAGGACACCGTGGCCACGGGCACGGCCTACGCGGCCAAGATCACCGAGGAGGCGGCCACGGTGGCCAAGGCCGTGGACAGCGTCACCGCCGCCTCGGAGACCGCCGCGACCACGGCCGCGTCCGCCACGACCTCCACCGCCAGCGGCGCGCAAACGGCCGCCACGGCCGCGGCCACGACAGCCGCCGGCACCTCGGCCGCCTACAAGGACTACACCGGCGTGACCGCCGCCAGCACCTCAGGGGCGACCGTGGCCGACACCTCGGCCAACCCGAAGAGTCAGCTCCTGGCCGCCTGATCGCCATGACCCACGGCAAAACGCCCCTCGCCGGCCGGACCGGACGAGGGGCGCCTGTCTGGGCAAGGGAACGGTTCGGCGGCGAGTCGGGCGGGGGCTACTCCTCGCCCAGGCCGTTGCGGTCGTCGAGGACGCGCTTGGTCTTGCCGCAGCTGCGGGGCAGGCTGCCGGGCGGCAGGATGTGCACCACGCCGCGCACCAGCAGGTGCTTGCGCATTTCGATGGAGATGGCCTCGGACAGGTTCTGGTCCATATCCTCGCTGGCCGTGGGCTTGCGCTCGACCTTGACCACCATCTGGTCGCGGCCGTCGCGGCGCAGCAGGCGGATCTGGAATTCGCTGTCCACGTCGCGGAACTCCTCCAGGACGCTGGCGATCTGGCCGGGATAGATGTTGACGCCCCGGAAGATGAACATGTCGTCGGAGCGCCCCAGGATGCGGTCGTGGCGCGGCAGGGTGTAGCCGCACGGGCAGTCCCCGGGCAACAGCCGGGTCAGGTCGCGGGTGCGGTAGCGGATAAGCGGCGCCGCCTCCTTGCACAGGCTCGTCACCACCATCTCGCCCACCTCGCCCGGGGCCACCGGGGCCAGCGTCACGGGGTCGAGGACCTCCAGGATAAACTTGTCGGCCCAGTAGTGGATGCCGGCGTGGGCCGGGCATTCCAGGCCGGCGCCCGGGCCGTAGAGCTCGGTCATGCCCGTGATGTCGAAGCTGTCCTCGATGCCCAGCCACTTCTCGAAGCGCCGGCGCATCTTGTCGGTGTGGGTCTCGGCCCCGAAAATCACCTTCCGGAGCTTCAGGCGCTTGCGCATGTCGCGCTTGTGGACTTCCTCGGCCAGCAGCAGGGCCATGGAAGCCGTGGAGCACAGGCAGGTGGCGCCCATGTCCTCGAGCAGCTGCAAATGGATTTCCATGTTGCCGGGCCCGACCGGCAGGGCCATGGCCCCGAAGCGCTCGCAGCCCAGTTGAAAGCCCGCCCCGGCCGTCCACAGGCCATAGCCCACGGCGATCTGCACCCGGTCGAGGAGAGTCAGCCCGGCCAGCTCGTAGCACCGGGCGAACATGTCCTTCCAGGTGTCGATGTCGTTTTGCGTGTAGGCCAAAATCTTGCGCTTGCCCGTGGTGCCGGAGGAGGCGTGGATGCGCACCACCCGCTCCTCGGGAACGCTTAACAGCGGCAAGGGGTAGCCCTCGCGCAGGTCCTCCACCGTGGTCAGGGGCAGCCTGGACAGGTCGTCCAGGGACAGGGTCGCGCCGGGATCGTATCCGGCCGCGCGCAACCGCTCGCGGTAGACGGGGCTGCCGGCGAAGGCGTGGCGACAGGTCCAATTGAGGCCGTCGGTCTGGATGGCGGCCAATTGTTCGGGGGTCAATTCCGGCAGGAAGCGGTAACGGCTCATGAAGGGCTCCGGGAAAGCGGGATCGGGGGGGCTTTTATCCGAAAACCGCGATAAAGAAAACGCCCACGACCATCAAAAGCGCCCCCGGCAGGCGATGGCGCAGGTCGGGTTCGTGGAAGACCGCCGCGCCCAACAGCACGCCGAAAACGATGCTCAGGCGCTTGACGGCGATGACATAGGAAACCTGCGTCAGGGGCAGGGCGTACATCTGGCAGACGATGCCCACGGCCTCGAGCAGCCCGGCCA is from Solidesulfovibrio sp. and encodes:
- a CDS encoding phenylacetate--CoA ligase yields the protein MSRYRFLPELTPEQLAAIQTDGLNWTCRHAFAGSPVYRERLRAAGYDPGATLSLDDLSRLPLTTVEDLREGYPLPLLSVPEERVVRIHASSGTTGKRKILAYTQNDIDTWKDMFARCYELAGLTLLDRVQIAVGYGLWTAGAGFQLGCERFGAMALPVGPGNMEIHLQLLEDMGATCLCSTASMALLLAEEVHKRDMRKRLKLRKVIFGAETHTDKMRRRFEKWLGIEDSFDITGMTELYGPGAGLECPAHAGIHYWADKFILEVLDPVTLAPVAPGEVGEMVVTSLCKEAAPLIRYRTRDLTRLLPGDCPCGYTLPRHDRILGRSDDMFIFRGVNIYPGQIASVLEEFRDVDSEFQIRLLRRDGRDQMVVKVERKPTASEDMDQNLSEAISIEMRKHLLVRGVVHILPPGSLPRSCGKTKRVLDDRNGLGEE